DNA sequence from the Eptesicus fuscus isolate TK198812 chromosome 7, DD_ASM_mEF_20220401, whole genome shotgun sequence genome:
CCTCCCCTCCCGGCTCCTCGCAGTCCCAGAGCCCAGCAGAAGTGTGAGTGTGCGGGATCGTCCCAACCGGGTTCTTCCTCTCTCCCGTCCCTTCGTGGGGCCCGCGCGGTGGCCGCGGGGACGGTAGGCCCCTGAGCCCCGCTCTTCCTCTCCGCGGTTGGGGTCTCCCGGGTCACGGACCGGAGGGATCCCCGAGCCTGGGGCGGAGCGGCGACCAGCGGCTAAGCGGCGGACTTCGCCCGGGTCGGTTAGCGCCGCCTCCTGTCTGTCCACGTTGATTGGTAGGTGGCCTTGGGTTTGCTGTCTGCACCTCGAGTCGGGGTCAACCGTCGCTATGGTGGCGGCAGTTGCCGCTGAGGTGACTGacccctggctggcgtggctccttCCCCGGGGAGCCTCTCTGCCTGTGGCGAGTTCCCTCGTGGCTTTGTGGCCCGCTTTCCCTGTCGCCTGTGCTTTAAGACCACACAGTCGTGTGCGCAGACTCAAGCTCCGCTGTCGTCTGTAGAAATTACTGTACATAGTATTCTGGTTCCGTCTCGGAGAGTCAAAACAAGAGCCTGAGGAGACTGGAGAGAGGAAAGCCAAAAAGGTGCGGGCCATCCAAGCCAGGAGGGCTGGTACTCGTCCTGGCTCTGCTTGCTGCCGCGGCCCCCAGGGTCTCGGAGAAGGAAACCCTCCACAGGGTAGACTCGGTGCCACTGGAGCGCGTGGAGACACTTGGCAGAAGTCAGGGCAATTGAGCACCTGCTGACAGAGGCACTGATAATACCTGATAAAATCTTTATAAAGAAGGAAAGGTGTCATCGTAAGGTCTACTACTAAAAAAAATAGTCTACCTCCGGCCTATAACGTTCCCAGTAAAAGGTTTATGGTTTTGTTAAGCGAGCCCTGGCCATTCATTGTCTGTGtgtaggtgtatgtgtgtgtgcttctaggttaacacacttttaaaatgctttttcagACCCCTCAGAAAGTTTAAGGACCTTCAAGGGGCCACATCATCTTATTAACTATCCTGAAATCCAAGCATAggtatttccttcctttctcccacctCAATGTAATGGTGCtcacattccctccttaattccaaaggCATAAAAGAGACTGCAAAACTGTCATCATCCAGAGCAATTTTGAGATCTTGCTGCCAGGCaggtcatcagtttggctcagataaGCTCTAATATGCTCTTATACAACttttctacaggtttggacattcttaTGTTGATCCTGGcagtttggtgtgtgtttttttaaataaacaagtgAACCATACAGATTGTCAACATGGGACGAAGATCTACATCATCCACCAAGAGTGGAAAATTTATGAACCCCACAGACCAAGCCCGTAAGTATCTATTAATGAGGATGCTGAAGAGGAGAAGTGGTAGAAATTGTAAGCATTAAGGAATCTATTTCATGATGTCCTAATTAACAAGATCAGCAGTACTAGGAGTCAGTTGTGTGAAGTGATCCAGTGTTCTTGTGGGCACATGATTAACACTTaaacatgccaaaaaaaaaaaaattcacacccATATTTCTAATTTGATTGACTTGCACAGTAGAATTAGCTTAAAGCTTTCTTTTTGTATTCAGAATTCTGAACCCATTAGGTTTGCaggttctttaatattttatggcatcttttttctttgtgttcctaattgttaagaaaacaaaaagaatgttgACATTTTTAGTTGACAAAATTAGAAGGGTGCTAGTAGCATCCAGTAGGTAGAAGCCAGTGATGCTGCTAAAGAACCCACAGAGTACAGGACAGCCACCCACAATATGAATTATCTGTGTTGAGGAAATGCTATAATAATGGTCACGATTTGAAAGgtctgtcttctctctttctctttctcaaggaAAAGAAGCCCGGAAGAGAGAATTAAAGAAGGTATGACTTCAGATGATCAAATTAGCAATAAGTGTTGTTTGTCACATCTTACATTTGGGATTAGTGGATTTTAATGCAACATTTTCAATTATTTGCCAGAAAATATACTTCTTATAATAAGCCATAAAATTTACTAATCCGAAATATCATACAAATGCTCCTTGACTTAAGATGAGGTTACTGTTATGTCCTGATAAATCCatcataaattgaaaatatcttaagtaaaaatgcttttaatagcTTAGCTTACCTTACCTtaccttaaacatgctcagaacacttTTACATTAGTctacagttgggcaaaatcatcttgctgctgcccagcatcatgagagaTTATCGTACTGCATATGGCTAGCCCAGAAAAGGATCTAAATTTGAAgtacagtttctactgaatgcatatGACTTCGGCACCATGGTAAAGTCATACCATGGGAAGTCAGAGGCCATCTGTACTTGGAAACTGAAGTAAGTAACCTTGCAGATAGCTCACAATGTGTCACATTGTTTACTTGATTACCTTTCCCAGTGAGCTAAAGAAATACTTTGAAAGTAACTTTTTTGTTAGTTATGATATACTACTTTGTTAACAGCTACTGAACtagtgaatgaaaataaatgtgatgCTGAATTGTTCGTTTTCCTGGTTTTGTAGATGATGAGTTTGTGACAAAGTGCTTCCCAAAATAAGGAAGGATTTACTTGTTAGTATCATGCCTTAGCATGTTGAGAAAATGTTaagattttaattgttttcaattGTATATTCTTGTTGCATTGTTTAGCATTAAAATCCTGCAAAACTTACTGGTATATAATTTTAGAATGTAGCTGAAACCTTTGTTTattaaaaaagctaaaatattttaagtgactgCTTTAGGCCTCACAAATACTTGCCTCAGAAAGCACAtctaataaataacatttatttacctCTTAGTCTAAAGTTGAAATATTTCTTTAGAGTGAAAAGGTACATAGTTCTGTTTCTGGTGGTTGAAACGAGATCAGAAACCAAGAAGTTCAATCCCAGTTTAAATAGATTCTTGAAGCAGATTGAAATAAAAACTCCTGAGTGTCAAGCTTCTTGATATActgctctttccttttcctaAGAACAAAAAACAGCGCATGATGGTACGAGCTGCAGTTTTGAAGATGAAGGATCCGAAACAAATTATCCGGGACATGGAGAAATTGGATGAAATGGGTAAGACTATTAAAAGGCTATATTTTATGGCAGGAATAACAGTCTGATacacagaggcaggcaagcagataaTGAGTGAAGCAGAGCAGGCATAAGAAAAACTAAAGCATGGTGGCATTTGACCTTCGAATTTGGTTTTAATATCACAACAACAaaatggggtggtggggagttAATTGTAAACTGAAGATATCTAGAATAAGAGGGAAGCCATTATTTAGCTTGAGCTCATTGTTACTAGGTAATAAACACCCACTTTGGCCAGCTCATTGTTTTTGAGAGAAGACAGAAATCTGGCTTCTGAAATCAccttggggttttttgtttgtcttgttttgtttttttttttaattttgacagCTACCGAGTAAATCTTTGAGGCCCCTTGAGTATATCAGTTTCCCATTTTTTCCAGTGAGATGATCCACagatacctgactacttagtaaGGATATAGCAGAAATCATCAAATACTTAATATCAATTACCATATTGGgatccctctccttttttttcacatttcagtTTTATTCAGTCTCTATAGGAATCTTCAGTATCGCTGCTTTGTCATAATTGGAATCACACGAGGTCACTAGATGTTATCTCTCCTTGCATCTAAGGTAGATAGAGAATCCTGTGTGATTCTGCCAGTGGAAATTTTATTCCAATCTACAAAtacttattttcttaatattagaacatgggatttttaatttttctttttttaatagaagtTTCCCAACATGCATAATTAAATAGTCAACTCCTATGTGCTTTTTAGCTGTCAAGTTTTTGCCACTCTTCTGCCACTTTTTTAATGTACATATTAAAGTGATCTTGATAACTTTTGTTTACAAAGATACCCAAAATATTTCAGTTGTTTGCCCAAAAACAGTAAGTTGGAGTTACAGTGGATCTCCTTGATGATGCATTAAATGGGGTCCCAAAAAAATCCAGCTTCATGTGCAGGCAGTATTATAAGCTTTCTGAAGTAATTTGGCAGAGCCTGTGCACTAACCTGGGCAAGAGTTCTGGGCCAGGCTGCATGATGCCAAATCTTTCCCAGTTCAGCTGTAACTGATCCACTTGTTGCCTCTGGTCTAAATTCCAGTAAGGACGAATGCTGTCCCCAGAGTATCAGGATATTACATTGATTTAGGAAGTTTAATCACACCAGGAATACTGTGGTGTAAGATAATACCCTCTGGTTTTGAATAAATTGACAAGTTAATGAGATTTAGAGGAGAAGATAATTAAGCttgttattctttaagaaaaagggagaagggaaCACTATATCAGCACTCTAATTACAATATAGAAAATTCAGTACAAACtaatttaatcagaaaaaaaagtatacattgaCTCCAATAATTTGGAAGTCCCTGAGGGCTGCTGACCTCAAAAACCCAGATATCATTATCAAGCCTATTCATCTCTCTCTGGTCTTTTATATGTTACCTTTATTCAGAATACTCCTAATGAATTTCTTGGGGTGGAAGGTAGAATAAGTATGGGAAATGAATGGTGGTTGGGAGACAAGGTCACAGATAGCTCTAGGTTTATTTCATCTCTGCTTGTGAAAGTTTCTCTCACCCACATCTGCATTTTAAAACCTCAGACAGGGATCTGGCCCCAGTTTGGATCGTGTACCATTTGATCTCTGAGTCAGTCCCTGGCAAGGGTGATGGAGGGGGGCAGGTATGACTAACCAGGCAGATTTGGGAAGAGAAGGTTATATGGTAGCGAGACAAAGAACACCATAGTTAAGTGATAAGCCAGACACCTCTGGATATTTTTTATGTGATCCCATTTAATCACCAGACCTTTGTTGTGACGTAGTTAAtggccccattttgcagatgaagaagctgaaaataaaagaatttaaataaagtgCCCAAGATATCAGAATTAAATGACAGAGCCAGGGATTTAGGTCTCTCTGGCTGAAACTTAACTATATCAAGTCATTAGCATAGAGGAGTGAAAGTTGATTTTTATTACAGTGATGATGGATTAATTAGGTGACATTTCTTAGGAAAATACAATAAATGGCCCTCTTTAAAAAGTGTAATTTTCATAAGTACCTATTGCAGTTCTTTAGGAATTGTAGAATATATCTGGTGCCTAgctcccttttaaaaatgttaccataaaaaagttttattaaatcaTGTAGTCTGTTGACAACCTAAATGAAGTTGACCTTTTTGAGTTTAATTCCATAATCTCCTCTTTTCTCTCAGAGTTTAACCCAGTGCAACAGCCACAATTAAATGAGAAGGTGCTGAAAGACAAGCGTAAAAAGCTGCGTGAAACCTTTGAACGTATTCTACGACTCTATGAAAAAGAGAATCCAGATATTTACAAAGAATTGAGAAAGCTAGAAGTAGAATATGAACAGAAAAGGGCTCAACTTAGCCAATATTTTGATGCTGTGAAGGTAATTAGTTTCttttgaaagagaaactaaaatgttatatttaGATTTGCTTTTAAACCTGTTAATGGGAGAATTAATTGTTGAACCTTAATCTTGGCAATTTCTTATCAAACTGAACATatacaagaaaaattaattcatCTGCCCACACATTAATAGACAAAAACTGGAAATTGCTCGggtatttttaaatctcaaaaacaaaacataccaaACTTCTGTagttatgattccatttgtatgataTTGTAGCacaggaagaaaatatatgtagCGGCAATTGTTTTGGGATATCATTAGGGATTAACTGGGGATTAGTATGAATGCATGCTTTTGTCAGAGTTCAttgaattttaaatgtcattgtaAATTTTGCctcaaaataaaattgtaaaacacCAAATGCTATAATTTTTGTAAAGTAGGTAGTATGGGTTCccatttacagaaaaagaaaactaagataACTTGCTCAGTCATGCAGCTAATATGTGGCAGAAGTTCATCAAAGGCAGACTAATGTTAGAGCCCAAGCTCTGCCACTGGAAATAAATACACTGTTAATTGATATATGTTATTTGTCATCCAGAATAGGAAATAGAGTGGCTTTAGTACTAGACACTTAGACTTCTCTAAACAGCAGCTATttcaaaccaaaaccaaaaagaatTCATTGATACAAGGAGAAAAACAATTGGGTATGGTTCTTTTAGAGGAGAtagatttttttgattttttttttttttccagttcattGACAGACGGGAAATATTGATGAGGcctgttcttaattttttgtgaCATACATTTTAGGTGAAAAGCAAATCCCAAGTTATTCAGCTGACACTGAATTTTTAGTGTTGCGTTTGTGGATTACTCTTACCTTCTGCTGACAGATTCTCTCTGTTTCAGAATGCTCAGCATGTGGAAGTGGATAGTATCCCTTTGCCAGATATGCCTCATGCTCCTTCCAACATCTTGATCCAGGACATTCCACTTCCTGGTGCCCAGCCACCCTCCATCCTTAAGAAGACCTCAGCCTATGGGTAAGTTGCATAATCAAATTGCATGTATTAAAAGCACCTCTGGACTATCTAGAGCCAAAATTAATGCAGGAGGAAATAAAAGACAATGTGAATATAAGCAGCATCTGAattgattaaaaatgaaattttaaagtctCTTGGAAATTGTTTAGAAGAGGAAGTAAATACCACTGTTAACATGACacctataaaattttctttacagGCCTCCAACGAGGGCAGTCtctattcttcctcttcttgggCATGGTGTTCCACGTTTGCCCCCTGGTAGAAAACCTCCTGGTCCGCCCCCTGGTCCACCTCCTCCTCAAGTCTTGCAAATGTATGGCCGTAAAGTGGGCTTTGCCCTGGATCTTCCCCCTCGCCGGCGAGATGAAGACATGTTATATAGTCCTGAACTTGGTAAGGAATGAATGTTCCTTTTGCTCTTACAGCCTTTCCACTGTCATTTTTTTTGTTGGCCCCGTTCACCCTCAGAACTTGGGAAATAAAGGATGATACCATGTACATACTTAAGGATGGGTACATCATAGGATCTAGCCAAGTAAAAGCATCAAGCATAACTAAGTATAGAAATGTTTATTGTGTTTCAAATTAGGCTATTCCTAGAAATACCACTTACTACCAATTCTCTAAGACTTAGCTATCTGTTTCCCTTTCAGCTTTGTCATCTGCACTGAATATTATTGTATAGTCACAATgattgtgtatatgtgtatgtatataaccTTCTAAATGTAATTTGTTTTCAATTTGAATTTTAACTAACTtgtgaaatgaaaatattgtCAGACCATCTGAATAGCTGAGATCTacacaaacttttaaaacaattagGTAATTGTGTTACATAATGAGCATAATTTTCTGTGTTTCAGAGTATCATGTAAAGGAGAATCCAATCATATTATTTGTTCCCTGTTCCCTCCTCCCTTTTCAGCTCAAAGGGGTCATGATGATGATGTTTCCAGCACCAGTGAAGATGATGGCTATCCTGAGGACATGGATCAAGATAAGCATGATGACAGTACTGATGACAGCGACACTGACAGATCAGATGGAGAAAGTGAAGGAGATGAATTTGTGCACCGTGATGATAATGAAAGAaataacaatgaagaaaaaaaatcaggtatGTACAGATGAAAGTTCCATGGTATTGATCAATAAATAGGACACAAACTGAAGTCCTGATTTATTAATGCATCTGTGGAAATAATTGTGAGCTCCTTGCAAGGAAGGATCATAGTTATATTCTTTATATCTCAGCTATCTCAAAGTTCTTGACACATACTAAGTACTAATGGATGTAAAAACAATTAAGccatgtatataataaaaatgtctatGTAATAAAGTTCACTTTGGGGGGGAAAGATAATAGCTATTCAACAGCATAAAGATGTATTCTTGGGTATTAATAAGTCTATTTAAATATCTACATTTAAATACCTACCTTTAAATTATGTGTGATCGTGGTATATTACATGAACCAGAACCATAATTTTATATACAAATAGGCCTTTGAGTGAAGTCATGACTTAATGGAAACATGTTATATCCATAATGTATGTTATGTGTTTGATTATTATAAATTCAGATTGAGTTAggtgtgattttaaaaagtaattatgacATTCATCAAGAAAATTTCAACCATTATAATAGGTACTGAGCATTATGAAACGTATAATGCGTCACACCCCAATAGTCTTAGAGCttcttttggaattatttttgtaGCCTACCACTTctgtatttatgttttaataataataccaatattagtaattataataatgacaattttttcTCCTGTTAAGAATTATGGTTGCAAATCAAAAAGCTAATTTAAAAGGGTGGATAGAgcccgaaactggtttggctcagtggatagagcgtcagcctgcggactcaagggtcccaggttcgattctggtcaagggcatgtgccttggttgcgggcacgtccccagtagggggtgtgcaggaggcagctgatcaattgtttctctctcatcgatgtttctggctctctgtccctctctcttcctctctgttgagaatcaataaaatatatttttaaaaaaaataaataaataaataaaataaaatggtggatAGAGAGAACTGGTAATGAAAAATTGTGGAGCACCCTTACTGTGGAACTATTACTAGAAAGTAGAAAGCCCTTATGGCTCCCATTTCTTCTGGGACCTTGTGATCTTTgccttattttcctctttctgacaactttttttttttaacatgactTATCAGTGCACACTTGATGATCAGATCATATTTACTGAGTTTTTACTATATATAAGGCAATTTTGCAGACACTAAGGATGTGGTGTAAACAAAACTAAAGCCCGCCCACATGGAACTCCTAtccttttgtaaatatttaccaAGAATGCTGCTAACACTGCATCATTTCGTATGACATTGAAAAGCGTCTAGTGAATAGCCTTTTGTCAGTTAAGAAATTCCCTCCTAGTTCTAGTTTTCTAAGAactataataaatactttttaagcaTCTGTCGGAATGTTAAGTTTTTTATTGTAATGAACTGCATTATGGCTTGTCTAGGATAAAAGGCAAAAGATTTACATTATAGCTTTTGTAATGTTAAACCATCTTGCATTTCTGGGGCCAATCTTATGTgtttagaatttctttttcttttttaaactcattcaatttgcttatattttatgtTGGCGAGTAGGTTAGTTTTGGTATCATTTTGATATAATTTAGTATAATGCTAGTTTCATGAGTTCTGGATAGCATTCCATCCTTACCTATTCCCTTTTACAGGAAATTTCTGTAACGTAATGTTTGGCTGAATTTCCTTGTAAAAACCATTTTAGCCAGGTGCCTTTTAGTGAGTAAATCTTTGACTaccatttcatttttgtttagtcCGGTCATACCACTTCTTTTACCAATTTTAGTAacttacattcttaaaaattatctatttttatcTGGGTGTTCAATTTTATTGGCATAAAGATGTTATTAGTATTCTTgaagtttgttgtttttaatcagtTTTAAATCACTATAGCATGTATTTACCAGCAGTTGGCACTTTATATActacctttaaccctttgcactcgcttgcttttttcttgattcctttattctaatgctaaccgtgttgagtcacactcgacatccgagtgcaaaaggttaatatggcTCTCTCTTTCTGTGCTTATCTTCTGCAAAGTTTTACAGGAAATTTACAGGCAGCATTTGTGTCTAGTAATTTAAGGCATATGTTATTTAGTAAGCATTTACTGAATTTTGTTGATGCCAATTcacccccctttctctccctcctctggcaCCTTAGGTCTGAGTGTACGATTCGCAGATATGCCTGGGAAatcaaggaagaagaagaagaacattaAGGAGCTAACTCCTCTTCAAGCCATGATGCTTCGAATGGCAGGTAAGGTAGGGAAAGAGTAGTGAATCACCTTCTGGTATTTCCTCATGCCAGTTTCTTTATGTACGTTTTCCCATTTAGTATCCCATCCAtcctgaaataagtaaaaaatccTTGCTTTACAAAAGGTAAGGTCTGGAGACATTAAGATGCCCAAAGTtacacacagctagtaagtggttgAACTGGCATTTAAATCCAGGTCTGTCTGGTTCTAAAGCCTGCTCCATCATGCTGCACCAGCACAGATAAGTGGAATGCCATTTGATTCTTCCACATCTTAGATATTTTATTGAAGAAGTCTATTTGGTTGTTAATTTTAAGAAAGCACTTATTGAGCATGTGTCTTCAAGCATCACTCTTTTACTGGCTCCTTGCCTGTAAAATATTAGGCATTTACctaatttaaaatttccatttacctggtttaaaatttctttcaggTCAGGAAATCCCTGAGGAGGGACGAGAAGTAGAGGAATTTTCAGAGGATGATGATGAAGGTGATTCTGATGATTCTGAAGCAGAAAAGCAGTCACAAAAGCAGCATAAAGAGGAATCTCTTTCTGATGGCACATCTGCTGCTTCACAGCAGCAAGCTCCCCCACAGTCTGTTCCCCCTTCTCAGATACAAGCACCTCCCATGCCAGGACCACCTCCTCTTGGACCACCTCCTGCTCCACCTTTACGGCCACCTGGACCACCTACAGGCCTTCCTCCTGGACCACCTCCAGGTAAGCATTTCCATTTATGAGTCAACTAgtggcccgttgcaggaagattcctgcaagcggccgcaCGCACGCCACTGCAGCCGCCCgcactttccctctggcagctgccttgctttccgctttccctccctcttccttctatactgtcttcagtcttcaccggcgtatgcaaattaaccgccatctttgttgtgttaatttgcatactcgctctaattggctgtgggcatagcaaaggtacggtcaattagcatttttctcttttattggtgtagataaTTAAATCCACATGTGGTTAGAGTGAAGTTATTccaaaaaatatatcattagtattgatgttttcttatttatcctAGTGCAATTCCTTAAAAAATCAAGGTTCTCAAAGGATAAGGGCAACTGATTTATTCTTCCAGCATTGTTTGCAACTTAGTTTTTCTGATACCCACCTTTTTCTTTCAAGATCTTCCTTTTTCATCATTCTTTAGTTCTGATTCTAGCAGGCAGAAACTGGAGTATTTAACCAAGAGTTTATTTAATACTACCTTTTAATATGACAAGTTGACCCCATTTAAAATTTACTAGAACACAGTAAATATTAATCTCATATCCTTTGGTTTAGGGATTATTGGATGTCAGTGTAATCTTATAGTTAACCAGGTCTTtggcttaaaaatataaaaagtttatttacaaTATGAAACAACATATAGAACTTCTtggtttttcataattttattccTTCTCTACAGCCAATTAAGTTTTCTTCAATTGAATTCATCTTTTTCCTATTGGTCCAAAGCAAAATGACCTATCTTACGTCATTCTCAGTGGTCTTTGTCTTTATGAGTTTCAGGA
Encoded proteins:
- the WBP11 gene encoding WW domain-binding protein 11 isoform X2, with the protein product MMVRAAVLKMKDPKQIIRDMEKLDEMEFNPVQQPQLNEKVLKDKRKKLRETFERILRLYEKENPDIYKELRKLEVEYEQKRAQLSQYFDAVKNAQHVEVDSIPLPDMPHAPSNILIQDIPLPGAQPPSILKKTSAYGPPTRAVSILPLLGHGVPRLPPGRKPPGPPPGPPPPQVLQMYGRKVGFALDLPPRRRDEDMLYSPELAQRGHDDDVSSTSEDDGYPEDMDQDKHDDSTDDSDTDRSDGESEGDEFVHRDDNERNNNEEKKSGLSVRFADMPGKSRKKKKNIKELTPLQAMMLRMAGQEIPEEGREVEEFSEDDDEGDSDDSEAEKQSQKQHKEESLSDGTSAASQQQAPPQSVPPSQIQAPPMPGPPPLGPPPAPPLRPPGPPTGLPPGPPPGAPPFLRPPGMPGLRGPLPRLLPPGPPPGRPPGPPPGPPPGLPPGPPPRGPPPRLPPPAPPGIPPPRPGMMRPPLVPPLGPAPPGLFPPAPLPNPGVLSAPPNLIQRPKADDTSAATIEKKATATISAKPQITNPKAEITRFVPTALRVRRENKGATAAPQRKSEDDSAVPLAKAAPKSGPTVPVSVQTKDDVYEAFMKEMEGLL
- the WBP11 gene encoding WW domain-binding protein 11 isoform X1; translation: MGRRSTSSTKSGKFMNPTDQARKEARKRELKKNKKQRMMVRAAVLKMKDPKQIIRDMEKLDEMEFNPVQQPQLNEKVLKDKRKKLRETFERILRLYEKENPDIYKELRKLEVEYEQKRAQLSQYFDAVKNAQHVEVDSIPLPDMPHAPSNILIQDIPLPGAQPPSILKKTSAYGPPTRAVSILPLLGHGVPRLPPGRKPPGPPPGPPPPQVLQMYGRKVGFALDLPPRRRDEDMLYSPELAQRGHDDDVSSTSEDDGYPEDMDQDKHDDSTDDSDTDRSDGESEGDEFVHRDDNERNNNEEKKSGLSVRFADMPGKSRKKKKNIKELTPLQAMMLRMAGQEIPEEGREVEEFSEDDDEGDSDDSEAEKQSQKQHKEESLSDGTSAASQQQAPPQSVPPSQIQAPPMPGPPPLGPPPAPPLRPPGPPTGLPPGPPPGAPPFLRPPGMPGLRGPLPRLLPPGPPPGRPPGPPPGPPPGLPPGPPPRGPPPRLPPPAPPGIPPPRPGMMRPPLVPPLGPAPPGLFPPAPLPNPGVLSAPPNLIQRPKADDTSAATIEKKATATISAKPQITNPKAEITRFVPTALRVRRENKGATAAPQRKSEDDSAVPLAKAAPKSGPTVPVSVQTKDDVYEAFMKEMEGLL